The window TAATGATGCCATCAAGAGAGAGGATGGATATTCCATGCATAAAAAGATCGGTACACGCTATGTGCCAGATACACAGATCGTCGCTTTACCTCATGGCACTCTGTACTATGGTGATGATTTATTTCTTACTCGAAAGGTTCTCCTTTATCAAATAGAGCTTAACCCTGGACAAATCGGCGAAGATTACATTCGAACCCTTCATCATAAAGCAGCTTTCATACATGACGGTTTTCAACATATCCTGGATACATCTGTAGAGGAAGACTCGGTTACGATCATTCTGCAAGCAAAGCCAGGCTCACTATTCTCCAACCATGTTAACAAGAAAGAAATGTCCTTCCATACCATCATCGCCATGATTGCTGATCTAGGAGTTTCCTTGCTAGACGCGATGGAAGAACGTATTACAGGATTTACAGTAGGCGCTGAAAACTTATGGTTAGATGATCATGGCAAACTTTCTGTCATTAATTATTGGGACAAAGGCGATCCTCAGGCACAAGGAGCAATCGGGCTTTGTCGGTTGATGATTCAGCTCTTTACCGGCGCGGAGACGATTACCAGTGCTTTTGAAGTGATGCATACACATCTGGAGCGCACGCCTATTCCATCTGCGACATATGAGCAGAAATTGGCTTTAATTAAGCTGATTAAGCTCGTTTGTCAAGGCCAAGCATCTCTTTCTTCGTTGATTTTTGGATTGCGGAGTTTACCATCTTCCGGTCAAAAGCAGGACGTGGGGCCTATTCACAAACAAATTCATTATCAGAATCCTAGTAAACCTCAAAACCACGTGGTGGATGTGAATGAAAACGAGGATGAGGTGGATGAGGTTGCACCCGCTGCTGAAAAGCGATCTCAATCTCTGAGCGCTTTAAGTAAGGCAGGGATAGGAGCAATTGCTATTTTGGTCGTCGTCTTGGTCACGGTTTGGGCGCTTTGGCCATCTCCGAAAGTGGAGCCGGTTGTTATGGTACCTATCCCCACCGCCACAACTCTTGCGCCGACAAATACGCCTGTCCCATCTACAACGAAGTCTCTCGGTGATTCGAACAAAAAAAACGAGGAAGTGGCAATACCGAACCTGGTAGGTCTATCCCAAGCTGATGCAGAGGCGCAAGCTTTAGCTGCCGGTCTGCATTACAATTTTTTTATTGAAGCGAATAATCAGCCTAAAGGAACCGTCATTAAACAAGACCCAAAGTCAGGTACAAAAGGTTTGCAGGGCGACAATGTTACGTTTTGGGTTAGCAAGGGGAGTCAGTGATAGCTAATTGAGTTGAAGGCTAAAAACTGTGACACCTAAAGCGGTGATACCTAAATCAGTGATGCCTAGAGCGGTGACGCCTAAATCAGTGACACCTAAAGCGGTGATA is drawn from Paenibacillus sp. V4I7 and contains these coding sequences:
- a CDS encoding PASTA domain-containing protein, translating into MHKKIGTRYVPDTQIVALPHGTLYYGDDLFLTRKVLLYQIELNPGQIGEDYIRTLHHKAAFIHDGFQHILDTSVEEDSVTIILQAKPGSLFSNHVNKKEMSFHTIIAMIADLGVSLLDAMEERITGFTVGAENLWLDDHGKLSVINYWDKGDPQAQGAIGLCRLMIQLFTGAETITSAFEVMHTHLERTPIPSATYEQKLALIKLIKLVCQGQASLSSLIFGLRSLPSSGQKQDVGPIHKQIHYQNPSKPQNHVVDVNENEDEVDEVAPAAEKRSQSLSALSKAGIGAIAILVVVLVTVWALWPSPKVEPVVMVPIPTATTLAPTNTPVPSTTKSLGDSNKKNEEVAIPNLVGLSQADAEAQALAAGLHYNFFIEANNQPKGTVIKQDPKSGTKGLQGDNVTFWVSKGSQ